The following proteins come from a genomic window of Pseudomonas sp. Z8(2022):
- a CDS encoding NYN domain-containing protein translates to MPPPLAYWRLRHSRGLPVKKIAVFADVQNLYYTVRQVHGCHFDYSVLWAEVSRRGVIVEAYAYAIDRGDAKQQQFQQILRKLGFTVKLKPYIQRADGSAKGDWDVGITIDVLDAVERVDEIVLASGDGDFDLLLERVRSRGVEAIAFGAPGLTAQSLIRAASLYVPIEGDLLLHKF, encoded by the coding sequence GGCATACTGGCGCCTTCGTCACTCCCGAGGGCTCCCGGTGAAGAAGATCGCCGTATTCGCCGATGTGCAGAACCTCTACTACACGGTGCGCCAGGTCCATGGCTGCCATTTCGACTACAGCGTGTTGTGGGCCGAGGTCAGCCGCCGTGGCGTGATCGTCGAGGCCTACGCCTACGCCATCGATCGTGGTGACGCCAAACAGCAGCAGTTTCAGCAGATCCTGCGCAAGCTGGGTTTCACCGTGAAGCTCAAACCCTATATCCAGCGTGCCGACGGCTCGGCCAAGGGCGACTGGGACGTGGGCATCACCATCGACGTACTCGACGCGGTCGAGCGCGTCGACGAGATCGTCCTGGCCTCCGGCGACGGCGACTTCGACCTGTTGCTCGAACGTGTGCGCAGCCGTGGCGTGGAAGCCATCGCCTTCGGCGCGCCGGGGCTGACGGCGCAGTCGCTGATCCGTGCCGCGAGTCTGTATGTGCCCATCGAGGGCGATCTGTTGCTTCACAAGTTCTGA